The following proteins are encoded in a genomic region of Reichenbachiella sp.:
- a CDS encoding DUF4212 domain-containing protein — protein MTMDKQKGKAYWRQNIRYLIILLSIWFLTSFGFGILWVDELNQIKMGGFGLGFWFAQQGSIYSFVLIIFVYVYLMNKLDQKYANHETKQD, from the coding sequence ATAACGATGGATAAACAAAAGGGCAAAGCCTATTGGCGTCAAAATATTCGCTATCTGATCATTCTCTTGAGTATATGGTTTCTCACCTCATTTGGTTTTGGTATCCTATGGGTTGACGAATTGAACCAAATAAAAATGGGAGGTTTTGGCCTTGGTTTTTGGTTTGCCCAGCAGGGCTCTATCTACTCTTTCGTGCTGATCATTTTCGTCTACGTTTATCTGATGAATAAGCTTGATCAGAAATACGCCAATCACGAAACGAAACAAGACTAA
- a CDS encoding polysaccharide deacetylase family protein — MVISKKKFRTVFGWMILFILNMANSTWAQESPQWPNGKQAAVVLTYDDAIDCHLDIVVPALDEYGFAGTFYLTGSAQSVANRSEEWRVAAANGHELANHTLFHPCRKVIPGERNFEWIRPEYDLDGYSFPQLMNELNTANSLLHALDGKTERTFAYTCVDHTIQGVDFSDSIQHIFVAARGLSPVPTSLKEVDPYLMPSTSCSDLSGEQMIAEVKKAQANGTVITFLFHSVGGGYLNTSAEAHRELLEYLKQNQDNLWVDTFLNVTKHIKSEQERLGL, encoded by the coding sequence ATGGTAATTAGCAAAAAGAAATTTAGAACAGTTTTTGGATGGATGATTTTGTTCATTCTGAACATGGCCAACAGTACTTGGGCGCAAGAGTCTCCTCAATGGCCTAATGGTAAACAAGCAGCTGTAGTATTGACCTATGACGATGCCATAGATTGTCATTTGGATATCGTGGTGCCTGCTTTGGACGAATACGGGTTTGCAGGTACTTTTTATCTGACAGGCAGCGCACAATCTGTAGCCAACAGGTCTGAAGAATGGAGAGTCGCAGCGGCCAACGGTCATGAGTTGGCCAATCACACGCTCTTTCATCCGTGTAGAAAGGTGATTCCTGGCGAGAGAAATTTTGAATGGATCAGGCCTGAATACGATCTGGATGGCTACAGCTTTCCGCAGTTGATGAATGAACTGAATACAGCAAACTCACTGCTACACGCACTGGATGGAAAAACGGAAAGAACGTTTGCTTATACCTGTGTAGATCATACCATCCAGGGAGTGGATTTTTCGGATAGTATCCAGCATATTTTTGTGGCGGCCAGAGGACTGAGCCCAGTCCCCACCTCACTCAAGGAAGTAGATCCCTACCTGATGCCCAGCACCAGTTGCTCTGATCTAAGTGGAGAGCAAATGATTGCTGAGGTAAAAAAAGCCCAAGCCAACGGCACGGTGATTACTTTTTTGTTTCACAGTGTAGGCGGAGGTTATCTCAATACTTCTGCTGAGGCTCATCGAGAATTGCTCGAATATTTAAAACAAAATCAAGACAACTTGTGGGTGGATACCTTCCTGAATGTGACCAAGCACATCAAAAGCGAACAAGAACGGTTGGGTTTGTGA
- a CDS encoding GDSL-type esterase/lipase family protein, producing the protein MKLRPITLLLFIGGLLALNSCESYQSLSIAASDPIISYSGRIDHSSKDKADLYWPGSSIRINFEGDSLFAILQDERGLNYFNVIIDSDSVRLLPLDTLSSRYLLAAGLSEGMHSVELFKRTEWDKGKTTFLGFELTGKRMEVDKAHSRKRKMEFYGNSITAGYAVDDTTGMDRPDSIYTNHYVSYASLVARHFEAEYHSICKSGIGITISWFPLTMPEIYDRLIPQDSTSVWDFAQYTPEVIVVNLMQNDCWLVERPEYPLFKARFGEFKPSEDEIISAYRLFIQQVRNKNPEAHMVCLLGNMSITEEGSPWPQYVKKAVAQLNDDRMYTHVVPYKGTPGHPSRAEQEALAESLISFIDSNITW; encoded by the coding sequence ATGAAACTTAGACCTATAACTTTACTGCTTTTTATAGGAGGACTTCTAGCTTTAAATAGTTGTGAATCATATCAATCACTCAGCATTGCAGCTTCTGATCCGATAATCAGCTATTCCGGCCGAATCGATCATTCAAGTAAGGATAAAGCCGATTTGTATTGGCCGGGCTCTTCCATCAGAATAAACTTCGAAGGTGATTCCCTTTTTGCGATACTCCAAGACGAAAGAGGCTTAAATTACTTTAATGTGATTATTGACAGTGATAGTGTTCGCTTGCTGCCATTAGATACCTTGTCTAGCAGGTATTTGTTGGCCGCAGGATTGTCTGAAGGCATGCATAGTGTGGAGCTTTTCAAGCGTACCGAATGGGATAAAGGTAAAACTACATTTTTGGGGTTTGAACTGACAGGAAAGCGAATGGAGGTGGATAAAGCGCATTCAAGAAAAAGAAAGATGGAGTTTTATGGCAACTCGATCACTGCTGGATATGCTGTAGATGATACCACAGGAATGGACAGGCCAGACAGTATTTATACGAACCATTATGTGAGCTATGCTTCGCTAGTTGCTCGACATTTTGAAGCGGAGTATCACTCGATTTGCAAAAGCGGCATTGGCATTACCATCAGTTGGTTTCCTCTTACCATGCCGGAGATTTATGATCGATTGATACCGCAAGATTCCACCAGTGTATGGGACTTTGCCCAATATACTCCTGAAGTCATAGTAGTAAACCTTATGCAGAATGACTGCTGGCTAGTAGAGCGACCGGAATACCCTCTGTTTAAGGCTAGATTCGGTGAGTTCAAACCCAGTGAGGATGAAATCATTTCGGCCTACCGGTTGTTCATTCAGCAAGTAAGAAACAAAAATCCAGAGGCGCACATGGTTTGCCTACTAGGCAATATGAGTATCACGGAAGAAGGGTCTCCCTGGCCGCAGTATGTCAAAAAAGCTGTAGCACAGCTCAATGATGATCGTATGTATACGCATGTCGTACCTTACAAAGGAACACCCGGCCACCCGAGTAGAGCCGAACAGGAAGCTTTGGCTGAAAGCTTAATTTCATTTATTGATTCAAACATCACATGGTAA
- a CDS encoding polysaccharide lyase: MKTTHRLPYISRFVLPIIAGCLFSCAAMSQEKDILTVGFELSKLGNYDEAAIQADFDTVKWSITKERGAIIKEESKGQVLQVSFPKGAVGPEQGGIQFVRPIPSGTDYYLTYDIYFQQGFDFTKGGKLPGLTSGGAAYTGGKHPDNGEGWSARYMWTGQQEPIVYLYYKDMKEKYGEGVYLNAKFVTGQWHTITQHVKLNSPGNQDALIEVWFDGKKVGEKRNFSLREGNLGLIDSFYFSTFHGGATSDWAPKNDSFMKIDNIRIYTNPSNK, from the coding sequence ATGAAAACCACTCATCGACTTCCATACATTTCAAGATTTGTTCTTCCCATCATAGCAGGGTGCCTGTTTTCTTGTGCCGCTATGAGTCAAGAAAAGGACATACTCACAGTTGGCTTTGAGCTATCCAAACTGGGTAACTATGATGAAGCAGCAATCCAAGCAGATTTTGATACGGTCAAGTGGTCTATTACTAAGGAGAGAGGCGCAATCATTAAAGAAGAATCGAAAGGTCAGGTACTACAAGTTAGCTTTCCCAAAGGAGCTGTGGGGCCCGAACAAGGTGGCATCCAGTTCGTTCGTCCCATCCCTTCCGGCACTGACTATTACCTTACGTATGATATTTACTTTCAGCAAGGATTTGATTTTACAAAAGGAGGCAAACTACCCGGTCTCACCAGCGGAGGAGCTGCCTATACCGGAGGCAAGCATCCAGATAACGGGGAGGGCTGGAGTGCCAGATATATGTGGACCGGTCAGCAAGAGCCCATCGTCTATTTATATTACAAAGACATGAAAGAAAAGTATGGCGAAGGAGTCTATTTGAATGCAAAATTCGTAACTGGCCAATGGCATACCATCACACAACACGTCAAGCTCAATTCGCCAGGTAATCAGGATGCCTTAATAGAAGTTTGGTTCGATGGTAAGAAGGTAGGTGAAAAAAGGAATTTCAGTTTGAGAGAAGGAAATTTAGGGCTTATTGATTCATTTTATTTTTCCACCTTCCACGGAGGAGCGACATCAGACTGGGCACCTAAAAACGATAGTTTCATGAAAATCGACAATATTCGGATTTACACGAATCCATCAAATAAATAG
- a CDS encoding alpha-L-rhamnosidase C-terminal domain-containing protein, with protein sequence MTTKKKNTIKYTLQLAYTFGAILITLTISPLHAQESEVEINHQGKDFNMLKHAWNAQWITHPSASTMDYGVFNFRRTFELSTAPESFVVHLSADNRYKLYVNGTFVGRGPAIGDIAHWRYETYDLAKYLQAGNNTVAVEVINFGEFRHAKQQTFQTAFILQGDKNNPVFIDTTKDSEWKVLKNEAYQTIPFVSDSVGGYYAAGPGDQLDGTMYPWGWNSSDYDDNHWQKPRLAMVEFAVGRGFLFGSTWYLVPRKIPFLTETETRFKKVAQANDLTVPTNFLTGQAALTIPANSTATILLDHEIHTIGYPSLTVSQGKNTTIKVTYAEALFYKSSHEFSAHGGWKKGPRNDLENQEIRGYYDIFHTDGGEKRTYQPQAMRTFRYVALDIATGDEPLVIEDYHNVYVTYPFEEKATFKSDDPELNAIWDAAWLTLKNSSTDQFEDPYYEQLQYIGDTRIESLVSIFVSGDDRLMRKAIEQFDDSRMPNGLTQSRYPSYINQVIPTYSLLWIQMIHDYMIYRNDPAFIQNFLPGIKSVLGWFENKVDSTGMLANLEWWNFTDWSAGFQNGIPPGADDGHSANVSLQYALALQKSADIFELLGQDSQAQTYRTQAKTIIEATLEKCYDQNGGLIAERPERDIFSQHTNVFAILADAVPEQQQAQLLDRLLTDEDLVQSTIYFRFYLTRAMQKAAGANRYPASLRPWKDMLDMGMTTFGETDVNPRSECHGWSASPCFDFIHTVAGIQSVAPGFQKVWIEPAFGHLNKIEVTFPHPNGDLSVNFSKSKKGTIKGTITLPAGVSGDFKYKDQTLTLKSGVNNL encoded by the coding sequence ATGACAACAAAAAAGAAAAATACGATTAAGTACACATTACAATTGGCCTACACCTTTGGAGCAATTCTAATCACACTTACAATCTCACCACTTCATGCCCAAGAATCAGAAGTAGAAATCAATCACCAAGGCAAAGACTTCAACATGCTCAAGCATGCCTGGAATGCGCAATGGATCACCCATCCCAGCGCCTCTACCATGGACTATGGTGTCTTCAATTTCCGAAGAACATTTGAGCTCAGCACAGCTCCAGAGTCATTTGTAGTCCATCTATCCGCAGACAACAGATACAAACTCTATGTGAACGGCACTTTCGTAGGCCGTGGGCCAGCCATCGGCGACATTGCCCACTGGCGCTACGAAACCTATGATTTAGCCAAATACCTTCAGGCTGGAAACAATACTGTAGCTGTAGAGGTGATCAACTTTGGTGAATTCAGACATGCCAAACAGCAAACTTTCCAAACCGCGTTCATCTTACAGGGAGACAAAAACAATCCTGTATTCATAGATACCACGAAAGACAGCGAATGGAAAGTCTTAAAAAACGAAGCCTACCAAACCATTCCGTTTGTAAGTGACTCCGTAGGTGGATACTATGCGGCAGGTCCCGGCGATCAATTAGACGGCACCATGTACCCTTGGGGCTGGAACTCATCAGACTACGACGACAACCACTGGCAAAAGCCAAGACTGGCCATGGTCGAATTTGCCGTAGGTAGAGGGTTCCTTTTTGGGAGCACATGGTATCTCGTACCTCGTAAAATCCCATTTCTAACAGAAACAGAAACTCGATTCAAAAAAGTGGCTCAGGCCAATGATCTCACCGTTCCAACCAATTTTTTGACTGGCCAGGCAGCCCTCACAATCCCTGCCAACTCCACGGCTACGATCCTGCTGGATCATGAAATTCATACCATAGGCTACCCAAGCCTGACCGTGAGCCAAGGAAAAAATACCACCATCAAAGTCACCTACGCCGAAGCTTTGTTTTACAAGTCTTCGCATGAATTTAGTGCCCATGGTGGTTGGAAAAAAGGGCCAAGAAATGATTTAGAAAATCAAGAAATCAGAGGGTACTACGACATCTTTCATACCGACGGTGGCGAAAAACGAACCTACCAGCCACAGGCTATGCGGACCTTTAGATATGTTGCTCTGGATATTGCTACTGGAGACGAGCCACTTGTGATCGAAGACTATCACAATGTCTATGTCACCTATCCATTTGAAGAAAAAGCGACATTCAAGTCTGACGACCCTGAGCTCAACGCCATTTGGGATGCGGCCTGGCTTACGCTAAAAAATTCTTCTACAGATCAATTTGAAGACCCCTACTACGAGCAGTTGCAATACATCGGAGATACTCGTATCGAATCATTGGTATCGATTTTCGTATCGGGAGACGATCGATTGATGCGCAAGGCCATCGAGCAATTCGACGACTCCCGCATGCCCAACGGCCTCACGCAGAGTCGCTATCCTTCGTACATCAATCAGGTGATCCCCACCTATTCGCTCCTGTGGATTCAAATGATCCACGACTACATGATCTATCGAAATGATCCGGCCTTCATTCAAAATTTCCTGCCTGGCATCAAAAGCGTATTGGGTTGGTTCGAGAATAAGGTAGACAGCACCGGCATGCTGGCCAATCTGGAATGGTGGAATTTTACGGACTGGAGTGCTGGTTTTCAAAACGGAATCCCTCCCGGGGCAGACGACGGTCACTCGGCCAATGTAAGCTTGCAGTACGCACTCGCCCTGCAAAAATCAGCGGATATTTTTGAGCTACTTGGACAAGATTCGCAAGCCCAAACTTATCGCACACAGGCCAAAACCATCATCGAAGCTACATTAGAAAAATGCTATGATCAGAACGGGGGGCTGATCGCAGAGCGTCCAGAAAGAGACATTTTTTCTCAGCACACCAATGTCTTTGCGATTCTTGCGGATGCTGTACCTGAGCAACAACAAGCACAGCTGCTCGACCGACTGCTCACAGACGAAGACTTGGTACAAAGCACGATCTACTTCAGATTTTACTTGACCCGCGCCATGCAAAAGGCTGCCGGTGCCAATCGCTACCCTGCGAGTCTCAGACCTTGGAAGGACATGCTAGACATGGGCATGACCACCTTTGGAGAAACAGATGTAAATCCCAGATCAGAATGTCACGGCTGGAGTGCCAGCCCATGTTTCGACTTTATTCACACGGTCGCAGGTATACAATCTGTCGCACCTGGATTCCAGAAGGTATGGATCGAGCCTGCTTTCGGACATTTAAACAAAATTGAAGTTACGTTTCCTCACCCCAACGGCGACCTGTCTGTCAACTTTTCAAAAAGCAAGAAAGGAACTATCAAAGGCACCATCACCCTACCAGCAGGTGTGAGTGGAGATTTCAAATACAAGGACCAAACCTTGACCTTAAAATCAGGAGTAAATAATCTATAG
- a CDS encoding sodium:solute symporter family protein, whose amino-acid sequence MDIQIWTYLIVGVSFALYIGIAIWSKAGSTDEFYVAGGHVPPLANGMATAADWMSAASFISMAGLVSFMGFDGAVYLMGWTGGYVLLALMLAPYLRKFGKFTVPDFIGDRYYSDVARTVGVVCALIVSFTYVAGQMRGVGVVFARFLEVPINTGVIIGMVIVFFYAVLGGMKGITYTQVAQYCILIFAYMVPAIFISIQLTGEWVPQIGFGSQLVDGSGTYLLDKLDGLHRELGFAAYTTGSKSTLDLFAITFALMVGTAGLPHVIVRFFTVPSMKDARISAGYALILIAILYTTAPAIAAFARTNLIETVSNAEYDHVTQWFKNWESTGLISFEDKNENGTIQYVADPAKNELKIDRDIIVLANPEIAKLPNWVIALVAAGGLAAALSTAAGLLLVISTSVSHDLIKKQIKPNISDKGELMWARIAAGAAVIVAGYFGINPPGFVAATVALAFGLAAASFFPAIVLGIFDKRMNKEGAVAGMVIGTLLMLFYMVKYKLQGFGGGGEDDWWFGISPEGFGTIAMLVNFVISIFISRIYPAPPSDVQAMIDRIREPGE is encoded by the coding sequence ATGGATATTCAAATTTGGACTTACCTCATCGTAGGGGTGTCATTTGCCTTGTATATAGGCATAGCCATTTGGAGCAAGGCGGGAAGTACCGATGAGTTTTACGTAGCTGGTGGGCATGTGCCACCATTGGCCAATGGTATGGCTACTGCCGCAGACTGGATGAGTGCAGCGTCATTTATTTCCATGGCGGGATTAGTTTCTTTTATGGGTTTTGACGGTGCTGTTTATCTTATGGGATGGACAGGAGGGTATGTATTGCTCGCTTTAATGCTGGCACCTTATCTCAGAAAGTTTGGGAAGTTTACTGTTCCTGATTTTATCGGTGACCGATATTATTCAGATGTTGCCAGAACCGTAGGCGTAGTCTGCGCCTTGATCGTGTCATTCACATACGTAGCCGGACAAATGAGAGGTGTAGGTGTGGTTTTTGCAAGATTTTTAGAAGTACCCATCAATACCGGTGTTATTATAGGCATGGTTATCGTGTTTTTCTATGCCGTATTAGGGGGAATGAAAGGTATCACCTATACACAGGTCGCACAATATTGTATTTTAATTTTTGCCTACATGGTGCCCGCTATTTTTATTTCTATTCAATTGACTGGAGAGTGGGTGCCACAAATCGGATTTGGTAGTCAGCTGGTGGATGGGTCAGGGACTTATCTACTGGACAAGCTTGATGGATTGCACAGAGAATTGGGCTTTGCAGCATACACCACCGGTTCTAAATCCACCCTTGACTTGTTTGCGATTACCTTTGCCCTGATGGTAGGTACGGCAGGATTGCCGCATGTGATCGTGCGTTTCTTCACCGTACCGAGTATGAAAGATGCCCGAATTTCTGCTGGATATGCGTTGATACTTATTGCTATACTCTACACCACAGCACCGGCCATAGCGGCTTTTGCTCGTACCAATTTGATCGAAACGGTGTCTAATGCTGAATATGATCATGTGACCCAATGGTTTAAAAACTGGGAATCCACAGGCCTGATTTCCTTTGAAGACAAAAATGAGAATGGAACTATTCAATATGTGGCAGACCCTGCGAAAAACGAATTGAAAATAGATCGAGATATCATTGTATTAGCGAATCCTGAAATTGCCAAGTTACCCAATTGGGTGATTGCTTTAGTTGCTGCAGGCGGTTTGGCGGCAGCACTTTCGACAGCTGCAGGCTTGCTATTGGTGATATCAACTAGTGTTTCCCATGATTTGATCAAAAAGCAGATCAAACCTAATATTTCCGACAAGGGGGAACTCATGTGGGCAAGAATTGCAGCTGGTGCAGCGGTGATTGTTGCCGGGTATTTTGGTATTAACCCACCTGGGTTTGTAGCGGCTACGGTGGCACTGGCCTTTGGCCTTGCTGCGGCTTCATTTTTCCCAGCGATCGTATTGGGTATATTCGACAAACGCATGAACAAGGAGGGTGCTGTAGCCGGAATGGTGATCGGCACGTTGTTGATGTTGTTTTATATGGTAAAATATAAGCTTCAAGGTTTTGGTGGTGGGGGTGAAGACGATTGGTGGTTTGGTATCTCTCCGGAGGGATTCGGAACTATCGCTATGTTGGTAAATTTCGTGATTTCCATTTTTATTTCAAGAATTTACCCAGCGCCGCCATCCGATGTACAAGCGATGATTGATCGAATCAGAGAACCGGGAGAATAA
- a CDS encoding glycoside hydrolase family 2 TIM barrel-domain containing protein yields the protein MKKTILSLAIIIYSQMLFAQVTDVISLNGKVSFEQTKSAFPPSKFTRTIPVPGLIDLAEPKIDQYEAYFSGTHEPRYSWYKFTFKVPKSKQNKTAILTALKSRFNTQVILNGIDLGSYMQNNTPIDVDLTDHLVYGKTNTLLLRLGERAWMPKKAATGFDREKYTDIPGIWDDIKITFGGPIRVHRALALPDIAGQQATVKVLLENYAKVLERNTEYSAIEYTLKAHIREKKSGQVVTETKTINDKIQCQIEQQEKVLVFDFKQDIKPWSPADPFLYEAVVEVSADRKFYDDFGNPENLKPADDQSWIGPSDQQAITFGMRDFKSVEKSFQLNGEEIALFGSTLTLNRFFEDRDRGNLPWNREWVEKMMIEIPEAMGWNFFRVSIGLLPEFWYDLADEHGILIQNEYNMWNLRGRPEQYAIEYTDWIWADGNHPSVVIWDALNEQKQEYIGRELIPELRMIDPTRLWDLGFMKAVPGSRLDVFEYHWYPLAHGWWVGDDFIKQTREAFRFGKLNDKVAGLEQMKLANAPVIVNEFAWLWQNRDGLTSGVRTFGNFTANDRTPYKKDYEYYEPDGSQLYESNRDVYEYYVGKEATADQRWAFQAYLQAIETEMIRSTREADGVASFAYLTNNNGHTGDWFINDIKDLIPSQALLSQYHATRPFAAFLDIEDARYVKSPTEQKPGSVFNFNIQVVNDTTVAKTGSVRYELMDVQGAVVAEGIQQVAVQPFWQTLLPVTLTLPEKAGGYLILTTLDDPNSNRMKQVSLRYIQVGDIDKPEYFNYEYQKPEGWPK from the coding sequence ATGAAGAAGACCATATTATCGCTAGCTATTATCATTTATAGCCAGATGCTATTTGCCCAAGTCACAGACGTGATTTCGCTCAACGGCAAAGTTTCATTTGAACAAACTAAATCCGCTTTTCCACCGAGTAAATTCACACGAACCATACCGGTACCCGGACTGATAGACTTGGCTGAACCAAAGATCGATCAGTATGAGGCCTACTTCTCTGGCACACACGAGCCACGATACAGCTGGTACAAATTCACCTTCAAAGTACCGAAGTCCAAGCAAAACAAAACGGCTATTCTCACCGCACTCAAAAGCAGATTCAACACGCAGGTGATCCTCAATGGCATCGACCTCGGCAGCTATATGCAAAACAATACGCCCATAGATGTCGACCTTACGGATCACTTGGTCTATGGCAAAACCAATACGCTACTACTCAGACTAGGCGAGCGTGCCTGGATGCCGAAGAAAGCCGCTACCGGATTCGACAGAGAAAAATATACCGATATCCCCGGCATTTGGGACGACATCAAGATCACCTTTGGAGGCCCAATCAGAGTGCACCGAGCCTTAGCGCTGCCAGACATAGCAGGCCAGCAGGCTACGGTCAAAGTACTATTGGAAAACTATGCCAAAGTCCTCGAGCGAAACACCGAATACAGCGCCATAGAGTACACACTCAAAGCCCACATTCGTGAGAAAAAAAGTGGTCAGGTCGTTACGGAGACGAAAACCATCAATGACAAAATCCAATGTCAGATCGAACAGCAAGAAAAAGTATTGGTCTTTGATTTTAAACAGGACATCAAGCCGTGGTCACCCGCTGACCCTTTTCTCTACGAGGCTGTAGTGGAAGTTTCTGCCGACAGAAAGTTTTACGACGATTTCGGCAATCCTGAAAACCTCAAGCCTGCCGACGACCAGTCATGGATCGGACCATCTGACCAGCAAGCCATCACCTTCGGTATGAGGGATTTCAAATCGGTAGAAAAATCTTTCCAGCTCAACGGCGAGGAAATTGCACTGTTTGGATCAACGCTTACGCTCAATAGATTTTTCGAAGACCGAGACAGAGGAAACCTACCTTGGAACAGGGAATGGGTAGAAAAAATGATGATCGAGATACCTGAAGCCATGGGGTGGAATTTCTTCCGTGTCAGCATCGGACTGCTGCCTGAGTTTTGGTACGACCTGGCCGACGAGCACGGCATCCTCATCCAAAACGAATACAACATGTGGAATCTTCGAGGAAGACCAGAGCAATACGCCATAGAATACACCGACTGGATCTGGGCCGATGGTAACCATCCAAGCGTGGTGATCTGGGATGCGCTCAATGAGCAAAAGCAAGAATACATCGGCAGAGAACTGATTCCGGAGCTCAGAATGATCGACCCTACCCGACTTTGGGACTTAGGTTTTATGAAGGCTGTGCCAGGCAGCAGATTGGATGTATTCGAGTACCACTGGTATCCGCTTGCTCATGGCTGGTGGGTAGGAGACGATTTCATCAAACAAACCAGAGAAGCATTCAGATTCGGAAAACTCAATGATAAAGTAGCTGGACTAGAGCAAATGAAACTTGCCAATGCTCCTGTAATTGTCAATGAATTCGCCTGGCTTTGGCAAAATCGGGATGGACTTACTTCTGGTGTAAGAACCTTCGGAAATTTTACAGCAAATGATCGTACGCCATATAAAAAAGACTACGAATACTATGAGCCAGATGGCAGTCAGCTATATGAGAGTAATCGTGATGTGTATGAGTATTACGTAGGAAAAGAAGCTACCGCAGACCAGCGGTGGGCATTTCAAGCTTACCTGCAAGCGATAGAAACTGAAATGATACGTTCTACCAGAGAAGCCGACGGAGTAGCGTCATTCGCCTATCTTACCAACAACAATGGACACACTGGCGATTGGTTTATCAACGACATCAAGGATCTAATTCCATCCCAAGCCCTCTTGTCTCAATATCATGCCACCAGACCTTTTGCCGCTTTCTTGGACATTGAGGATGCTAGATATGTGAAGTCGCCAACCGAACAAAAACCGGGAAGCGTATTCAACTTCAATATCCAAGTGGTGAACGACACCACAGTAGCCAAGACAGGATCTGTTCGATACGAGCTAATGGATGTGCAAGGTGCGGTGGTAGCCGAAGGCATACAGCAAGTAGCTGTTCAGCCTTTCTGGCAAACACTCCTTCCAGTTACTCTTACTCTCCCTGAAAAAGCTGGAGGTTATCTGATATTGACAACGCTGGACGACCCAAATAGCAATCGCATGAAGCAGGTAAGTCTGCGCTACATTCAAGTGGGTGATATCGACAAGCCAGAATATTTCAATTACGAATATCAAAAACCTGAAGGATGGCCGAAATAA
- a CDS encoding L-rhamnose/proton symporter RhaT — MGAILGVIFHAIGGFGAGSFYIPFKQVKKWSWESSWLILGLSAWLVVPILTAWLTIPDLWQVLNQAEAGVKGWTYCFGLLWGIGGLTFGLSMRYLGVSLGMTIALGLCTAFGTLIPPIFKGSFTTLLQTESGLITLAGIFICLVGIAVVGLAGARKEKETQTAADDEFSLSKGLIVATLSGLLSACFAFGLEAGAPIADTAFASGASDLFKNNAVLVWILWGGMTTNGIYCVYLNRKNQTSADYTNPDAPLTKNYIWAALGGLTWYLQFFFYGMGTTFLGEEFEFASWSIHMAFIIFFSNLWGIIYKEWNGASSKTKWILALGLTIVMVSILMIGLANTITH, encoded by the coding sequence ATGGGAGCAATATTAGGTGTCATTTTTCACGCCATCGGCGGATTCGGAGCAGGTAGCTTCTACATTCCTTTCAAGCAAGTCAAAAAATGGAGCTGGGAGAGTTCCTGGCTCATTTTGGGTCTGTCGGCTTGGCTAGTGGTGCCTATCTTAACTGCCTGGCTCACCATTCCAGATCTTTGGCAGGTGCTCAATCAAGCTGAAGCTGGCGTCAAAGGATGGACCTATTGCTTTGGCCTGCTATGGGGTATTGGTGGGCTGACTTTCGGATTGTCCATGCGCTATTTAGGTGTATCCCTCGGCATGACCATCGCTCTGGGGCTTTGCACTGCATTTGGCACACTGATTCCTCCTATTTTCAAAGGGAGCTTTACCACCTTGCTTCAGACAGAATCTGGGCTTATTACTCTTGCGGGGATATTTATTTGCCTGGTGGGCATAGCCGTGGTAGGCCTCGCAGGTGCCCGAAAAGAGAAAGAAACCCAAACAGCAGCTGATGATGAATTCAGCCTTTCTAAAGGTTTGATTGTAGCTACGCTATCCGGTCTATTGAGTGCTTGTTTTGCCTTTGGACTAGAAGCAGGTGCCCCAATAGCTGATACGGCATTTGCTAGTGGAGCCAGCGACTTATTCAAAAACAACGCTGTCCTGGTTTGGATACTTTGGGGAGGCATGACTACCAACGGTATCTATTGTGTGTACCTCAATCGAAAAAATCAAACTTCCGCAGACTACACCAACCCTGATGCACCCCTGACGAAAAACTATATCTGGGCAGCACTTGGTGGACTCACCTGGTATTTGCAATTTTTCTTTTATGGCATGGGAACCACATTTTTAGGAGAAGAATTTGAGTTTGCCAGTTGGTCTATCCACATGGCTTTCATCATTTTCTTCAGTAATCTATGGGGCATCATTTACAAGGAATGGAATGGAGCTTCGAGCAAAACCAAGTGGATTTTGGCCCTTGGCCTAACAATCGTAATGGTTTCAATTCTTATGATTGGCCTAGCCAATACAATTACGCATTAA